From the Chloroflexus aurantiacus J-10-fl genome, one window contains:
- a CDS encoding SRPBCC family protein translates to MLAYTGATVSGRINASPEALWELVSDVERHPQIAGSGEVQAVTIRDGRPLRVGAVFESQQFMRGIHYVTANRVVIWEPPYRFAWRVGLPSAPGIAQIWSFTLRPEANGTRVTNGVALIYVLPTFFPFSLIRKKLAQGYANSMLPTLDNLARMVNAPPPTDIQVINEPPADLTAMLPPLIVPGATIVAALLAAAAGGMAVWRRWRRS, encoded by the coding sequence ATGCTGGCCTACACAGGCGCAACCGTAAGTGGGCGGATTAACGCCTCACCCGAAGCTCTCTGGGAGCTGGTGAGTGATGTTGAGCGTCATCCACAAATTGCCGGGAGTGGTGAAGTTCAGGCGGTGACGATTCGCGATGGCCGACCGCTCAGGGTAGGGGCCGTCTTCGAGTCGCAGCAGTTTATGCGTGGTATTCATTATGTAACGGCCAATCGGGTCGTGATTTGGGAGCCACCGTACCGTTTTGCCTGGCGGGTTGGCTTGCCAAGTGCACCCGGTATCGCTCAAATCTGGAGCTTTACGTTGCGACCGGAAGCGAACGGTACTCGCGTTACCAACGGTGTTGCGCTGATCTATGTGTTACCGACGTTCTTTCCGTTCTCGCTTATCCGCAAGAAGCTGGCCCAGGGTTATGCAAATTCCATGCTGCCCACGCTCGACAATCTGGCCCGAATGGTGAACGCGCCGCCACCAACCGATATACAGGTTATCAATGAGCCACCCGCCGATCTGACGGCGATGCTGCCTCCGTTAATCGTGCCGGGGGCAACGATAGTGGCAGCACTGCTGGCGGCAGCGGCAGGTGGAATGGCCGTCTGGCGACGCTGGCGCCGGTCGTGA
- a CDS encoding S9 family peptidase encodes MTNQPPGRFTIDDLYELGWLEDPRLSPDGRYVAVVWVTVDRVGNGYRRHIVLVATDGGQIRRFTRGKQDRQPRWSPDGRWIAFVSNRDDERGQIYIIPVDGGEARQITSHPNGASDPAWSPDGRYIAFLAPVNAEEQAREDAGETPPPPADAWEARRSREQRQHEEEMRVDPRVITKLPYRSGTSYFDDRRRHIYLVEVTDDDQPSTPRRLTSGDIHYSAPVWMPAGDALLSTATRDPEADSLFAYYDVMCVPLDGSSPHPLTSSGFSYFDPRPSPDGTQIAFLRLNESRLLGEGKRVAIIPATGGEPHDLTAHTDLNVEQFHWQPDGQGVLFSAGWRGDAHVYQIGLPGTPTYRNGATLVGGPRIVSEFDVGRDGTIAFVAGSADNPCDLFVRGADGQERRLTAINERLLSQRIIVPIEEITYLAPDGSEVQGWTLHPPDFDPAQRYPLAVYIHGGPHIMWGPGFRSMWHEWQVAAARGYVVFFCNPRGSEGYGELWRDAIRGNWGEADAPDILAGIDALVARGYIDPERIGVTGGSYGGYMTAWLIGHDDRFACAVAARGVYNLLTQHSTSDAHELIEIEFGGFPWELYEELWDHSPLAHAHKIKTPLLLLHSELDYRVPISEAEQLFAILRRQKKVVELVRYPREGHELTRSGEPRHRADHMRRTLEWFDRYLKE; translated from the coding sequence ATGACAAACCAACCCCCTGGTCGCTTTACCATTGACGATCTCTACGAATTAGGCTGGCTGGAAGACCCCCGGCTTAGTCCCGACGGACGGTACGTGGCGGTCGTGTGGGTGACGGTGGATCGCGTCGGTAACGGCTATCGGCGGCACATTGTGCTAGTTGCTACCGATGGTGGTCAAATACGTCGCTTCACCCGCGGTAAACAAGATCGCCAGCCACGCTGGAGTCCTGATGGGCGCTGGATTGCATTTGTCTCGAACCGCGACGATGAACGAGGGCAGATTTATATCATCCCGGTCGATGGTGGTGAAGCACGCCAGATAACCTCGCATCCCAACGGAGCGAGCGATCCGGCATGGAGTCCTGATGGACGATATATCGCGTTTTTGGCGCCGGTAAATGCTGAAGAGCAGGCTCGTGAAGATGCCGGTGAAACACCACCACCACCAGCCGATGCCTGGGAAGCACGTCGCAGTCGCGAGCAGCGCCAGCATGAAGAAGAAATGCGCGTTGATCCGCGTGTGATTACCAAACTTCCCTATCGCAGTGGTACCAGTTATTTTGATGATCGTCGCCGCCATATTTACCTCGTTGAAGTTACTGATGATGATCAGCCATCAACCCCACGCCGGTTGACCTCCGGTGACATCCACTACAGCGCACCGGTCTGGATGCCGGCAGGCGATGCGCTCTTGAGCACGGCAACCCGCGATCCCGAAGCCGACTCGCTCTTTGCCTATTACGATGTGATGTGCGTTCCACTCGATGGCTCGTCGCCACACCCGCTAACCAGTAGTGGCTTTTCCTATTTTGATCCGCGCCCATCCCCTGATGGCACTCAGATCGCGTTTCTGCGCTTGAACGAGTCGCGCCTCCTCGGTGAAGGAAAACGGGTGGCGATTATTCCGGCTACCGGCGGCGAACCGCACGATCTTACGGCGCATACCGATCTGAATGTGGAACAATTTCACTGGCAACCCGATGGCCAGGGGGTGTTGTTCAGTGCAGGCTGGCGCGGCGATGCCCATGTCTATCAGATAGGACTACCGGGAACACCAACTTATCGTAATGGCGCAACGCTGGTCGGCGGGCCGCGGATCGTTAGCGAATTCGATGTCGGGCGCGATGGCACCATTGCCTTTGTAGCTGGAAGTGCCGACAATCCGTGCGATCTCTTCGTGCGTGGCGCTGACGGTCAGGAACGGCGTCTGACTGCTATCAACGAGCGCTTACTGAGCCAGCGCATTATTGTGCCAATTGAAGAAATAACCTATCTCGCACCCGATGGCAGTGAAGTGCAGGGTTGGACGCTCCATCCACCCGATTTCGATCCGGCGCAGCGCTATCCGCTGGCCGTCTACATTCACGGCGGCCCACATATTATGTGGGGGCCGGGTTTCCGTTCGATGTGGCACGAGTGGCAGGTCGCTGCTGCCCGTGGCTATGTCGTCTTCTTCTGCAATCCCCGCGGCAGTGAGGGCTACGGCGAGCTGTGGCGTGACGCGATCCGGGGGAACTGGGGTGAAGCGGATGCCCCTGATATTCTGGCCGGGATTGATGCCCTGGTTGCTCGTGGCTATATTGATCCCGAACGGATCGGAGTGACCGGCGGGTCGTATGGTGGCTATATGACGGCCTGGCTGATCGGGCACGATGATCGGTTCGCCTGTGCTGTGGCTGCCCGTGGGGTCTACAATCTTCTCACCCAACACAGCACCAGTGACGCCCATGAACTGATCGAAATTGAATTTGGCGGTTTTCCCTGGGAGTTGTACGAGGAGCTGTGGGATCATTCGCCATTGGCCCACGCGCACAAGATTAAAACGCCACTCTTGCTCTTGCATAGCGAGCTTGATTACCGGGTACCGATCAGCGAAGCCGAACAACTCTTCGCCATTCTCCGCCGCCAAAAGAAAGTGGTTGAACTGGTGCGTTACCCGCGCGAGGGCCATGAACTGACTCGTAGCGGCGAACCACGCCATCGCGCCGATCATATGCGACGAACCCTGGAGTGGTTTGATCGGTATTTGAAAGAGTGA
- a CDS encoding helix-turn-helix domain-containing protein, translating into MSTPDQKTPLAVLLFHAAMQQRLSLADFAEKLDLSVATLRSYLFEAGKRTRIRSKTLEQMAEVLNMPASEVRERAELLPYAGQSFSEWLKHQMQNRFTRAGLCAATRISDSAMKNYLMGHTTPDPDNAMRLAEVLGANSLEVAYLIIATELSQRGVELPSAPPPAVETAPVATAQPEMKAEPATVPSETVSSPAVDGMSSETIVNAYTEQRLLNLWRRLHPQGRRATLTYIASLLAEELL; encoded by the coding sequence GTGAGCACGCCAGATCAAAAGACACCACTTGCAGTGCTCCTCTTCCACGCTGCCATGCAGCAGCGTCTGTCGCTGGCTGATTTTGCTGAGAAGCTCGATCTCAGCGTAGCAACCCTGCGTTCATACCTGTTTGAGGCAGGAAAACGCACGCGAATTCGCAGCAAAACGCTTGAACAAATGGCAGAAGTCCTAAATATGCCGGCCAGCGAAGTTCGTGAACGTGCTGAGCTGTTGCCATACGCTGGACAATCTTTTAGTGAGTGGTTGAAACATCAGATGCAGAATCGGTTCACGCGCGCAGGCCTGTGTGCGGCAACGCGCATCAGCGATAGCGCCATGAAAAACTATCTGATGGGTCACACCACACCCGATCCCGACAACGCGATGCGTCTGGCCGAAGTCCTGGGGGCAAATTCTCTGGAAGTTGCCTACCTGATCATTGCTACTGAATTGAGCCAGCGTGGGGTGGAGTTGCCATCGGCACCGCCACCGGCGGTTGAAACTGCTCCGGTCGCCACGGCGCAACCTGAAATGAAGGCTGAACCTGCTACTGTACCATCTGAAACCGTATCGTCACCAGCCGTCGACGGGATGAGCAGTGAGACGATTGTCAATGCGTACACCGAACAGCGCTTACTGAATCTGTGGCGACGACTGCATCCCCAGGGCCGCCGGGCCACGCTTACCTACATTGCCTCGCTGTTAGCGGAAGAATTGCTGTAG
- a CDS encoding tagatose 1,6-diphosphate aldolase, which translates to MAKVQMTRGKFNGIQACADANGIIAAAAMDQRGSLKKAIAKARGAEATNEDLTAFKTAVTRILTRYASAILMDPEYGLPAIAQRAPGTGVLLAYEKTGYDASVRGRLPDLLDVWSVRRLKEAGADAIKILLYYNPFDDAAINEVKHAFIERIGAECAANDIPFFLEPIAYDDAVGDEKSFEFALVKPKYVTAYMAEFSKPRYGVDVLKVEVPVNVKFVEGMRVFSGQKAYSREEAKEFFRQAADAARKPFIYLSAGVSDEVFRETLELAAEAGTPFAGVLCGRATWQDGIPVYAQQGLGALEAWLEDRGVANITALNETLAQGAKPWWTIYGGLENIEVIDLPVQQ; encoded by the coding sequence ATGGCTAAAGTACAGATGACGCGAGGCAAATTTAACGGAATCCAGGCTTGCGCAGACGCTAATGGCATTATTGCTGCCGCAGCGATGGATCAGCGGGGTTCGTTGAAGAAGGCGATTGCGAAAGCTCGCGGTGCTGAGGCAACGAATGAAGATTTGACGGCATTTAAAACGGCTGTGACCCGCATTTTGACCCGGTATGCCAGCGCCATTTTGATGGATCCGGAGTATGGTTTGCCCGCTATTGCCCAGCGTGCCCCTGGTACCGGTGTGCTGCTGGCCTATGAGAAGACCGGTTATGATGCCTCGGTGCGTGGCCGGCTGCCCGACCTGCTCGATGTCTGGAGTGTGCGGCGCTTGAAAGAGGCTGGCGCCGACGCGATCAAGATTCTGCTCTACTACAATCCCTTCGATGATGCCGCTATCAATGAGGTAAAGCATGCCTTCATCGAGCGGATTGGTGCAGAGTGTGCGGCAAATGATATTCCTTTCTTCCTTGAACCAATTGCGTATGATGATGCCGTGGGCGACGAGAAGAGCTTCGAGTTTGCCCTGGTGAAGCCGAAGTATGTGACCGCCTATATGGCCGAGTTCTCAAAGCCGCGCTATGGGGTTGATGTGTTGAAGGTCGAAGTGCCGGTGAATGTCAAGTTTGTCGAAGGGATGCGCGTGTTCAGCGGCCAGAAGGCGTATAGCCGCGAAGAGGCTAAAGAGTTCTTCCGCCAGGCTGCTGATGCAGCGCGCAAGCCGTTTATCTATCTCAGTGCCGGCGTTTCCGACGAGGTCTTCCGCGAGACGCTTGAGCTGGCTGCTGAGGCCGGGACACCTTTCGCGGGTGTGTTGTGTGGTCGGGCCACCTGGCAGGATGGCATCCCGGTCTATGCCCAGCAAGGACTGGGAGCGCTCGAAGCATGGCTGGAGGATCGCGGGGTTGCCAATATTACGGCCCTGAATGAGACACTGGCTCAGGGTGCCAAACCCTGGTGGACGATCTACGGCGGTTTGGAGAACATTGAAGTGATCGATCTGCCCGTTCAGCAATAA
- a CDS encoding long-chain-fatty-acid--CoA ligase produces MEKIWLSYYEPGVPPTLTYPEITLSDMLSNSAKTYADHTATNFVLRYLLGGRFTVGGKLTYRQLNEKVDRMATALYQLGVRKGDRVAVMLPNSPHYIITFFACMRLGAIVVNTNPTYTGRELQHQLHDSGAETIVLLNIFWPRLREVRAETPVKRVIVAHVFDTLGFPSNLLVKSAQRKTPEWVDVMPEQDIFFFQHLLEKYGPTPPRVSVTPDDIALFQYTGGTTGLPKAAMLTHRNLIANTVQIAAWLTRGEPGGEKMMAAIPFFHVYGMTVAMIYSIHMGAEIVIVPNPRPIDNVMNVIQRERCTLFPGVPAMYIGIINHPKVNEYNLRSVKACISGSAPLPMEVQEKFGQLTGGRLVEGFGMTEASPVTHCNPVFGERRAGSIGIPVPDTEAKVINLDTGEEIEPGSDETGELCVRGPQVMKGYWQRPEETAQTIDADGWLHTGDIARVDKDGYFYIVDRKKDMINVGGLKVLPRDVEEVLFMHPKVMEAVVVGIPHPQRGDDTVKAFIVPKPGENPTAEEIKEFCKLHLAPYKVPREVEFRSELPKTLVGKVLRRVLVEEEKAKQKAAMATA; encoded by the coding sequence TTGGAAAAGATTTGGTTGTCGTACTACGAGCCGGGTGTTCCGCCTACGCTGACGTATCCTGAGATTACGCTCAGCGATATGTTGAGCAACAGTGCCAAAACGTATGCCGACCACACCGCTACCAATTTCGTCTTGCGCTACTTGCTCGGTGGTCGCTTCACGGTTGGCGGGAAGCTTACCTATCGACAGTTGAACGAAAAAGTTGATCGGATGGCAACGGCGCTCTACCAGCTTGGGGTACGTAAAGGGGATCGGGTGGCGGTGATGTTGCCCAATTCGCCGCACTACATTATCACCTTCTTTGCCTGTATGCGGTTGGGGGCCATCGTTGTCAATACCAATCCGACGTACACCGGGCGCGAGTTGCAGCATCAGTTGCACGATTCGGGTGCCGAGACGATTGTGTTGCTCAATATCTTCTGGCCCCGGCTGCGCGAAGTGCGTGCCGAGACGCCGGTAAAGCGGGTGATCGTTGCCCACGTCTTCGATACCCTGGGCTTCCCATCCAATTTGCTGGTGAAGAGTGCGCAAAGGAAAACTCCGGAGTGGGTTGATGTGATGCCAGAGCAGGATATCTTCTTCTTCCAACACCTGCTTGAGAAGTATGGCCCAACCCCACCGCGGGTTAGTGTAACCCCTGATGATATTGCGCTCTTCCAATACACCGGTGGTACTACCGGCCTGCCCAAGGCCGCGATGTTGACCCATCGCAATCTGATCGCCAATACGGTACAGATTGCAGCCTGGTTGACCCGCGGCGAACCCGGTGGCGAGAAGATGATGGCCGCCATCCCCTTCTTCCATGTGTATGGGATGACGGTGGCGATGATCTACAGCATCCACATGGGCGCCGAGATTGTGATTGTGCCCAACCCGCGCCCAATCGATAATGTGATGAACGTGATCCAGCGCGAACGCTGCACGCTCTTCCCTGGGGTGCCGGCAATGTATATCGGCATTATCAATCACCCCAAGGTGAATGAATACAATCTGCGCAGCGTGAAGGCCTGTATCAGCGGTTCGGCTCCGCTGCCGATGGAGGTGCAGGAGAAGTTCGGTCAATTGACCGGTGGCCGCCTTGTCGAAGGGTTTGGGATGACCGAGGCCAGCCCGGTAACCCACTGCAACCCGGTCTTCGGCGAGCGCCGCGCCGGTAGCATCGGAATTCCGGTGCCTGATACCGAAGCAAAGGTGATCAATCTCGATACCGGTGAGGAGATCGAACCGGGCAGCGACGAGACGGGCGAGCTATGTGTGCGTGGGCCACAGGTGATGAAGGGGTACTGGCAGCGCCCTGAAGAGACTGCTCAGACCATCGATGCCGATGGCTGGCTGCACACCGGCGATATTGCCCGTGTTGACAAGGATGGCTACTTCTACATCGTGGATCGCAAGAAGGATATGATCAATGTCGGTGGCCTCAAGGTGCTGCCCCGCGATGTCGAGGAAGTCCTCTTCATGCACCCCAAGGTGATGGAGGCCGTCGTTGTTGGTATTCCGCATCCGCAGCGTGGTGATGATACGGTGAAGGCCTTTATCGTGCCGAAGCCGGGTGAAAATCCCACGGCTGAAGAGATCAAGGAGTTCTGTAAGCTGCACCTTGCACCGTATAAGGTGCCACGCGAGGTTGAGTTCCGCAGCGAATTGCCGAAGACGCTGGTCGGTAAGGTGCTGCGCCGGGTGCTGGTTGAAGAAGAGAAGGCCAAGCAGAAGGCGGCAATGGCAACCGCGTAA
- a CDS encoding glycoside hydrolase family 3 C-terminal domain-containing protein: MTTLVDPETLLAHLTLDEKIALLAGADAWHTVAVPRLGIPSIKVTDGPNGARGASRNGVPTSACFPVGVAMGATWNPALIRQVGEALAEETRDKGAHILLAPTVNIHRSPLAGRNFECFSEDPYLTGVMASAYINGLQSRGVGACIKHFVCNDSEFERFSISSDVGERPLREIYLRPFEMAMQRARPWTLMSAYNRINGVWASENRRLLVEILKGEWQFDGMVISDWYGTYSERAVYNGLDIEMPGPARWLSREHVIAALERGDLSEAELDDKVRRLLRTIERVGGFANPTPTAEQGVDRPSHRALIRRVGVESMVLLKNEQHLLPLNADQPQTIAVIGANAHWAAVMGGGSSEVAPHYVVTPLQGIRERAGTGCVVEYAIGCPIFRRLPNLETGWLRLPDTDRPGARLDYFANPDLEGPVVRSEHLHTLEASWFGDQIADLTTPVFSTRATCDLILPQSGRYHLGLACVGQARLWLDDELVIDLWEKDLMNGADQRQMVQLEAHRRYRLRVEFRWPRAGNWRGWQVGLLAASESDPIAEAVALAARSNVAIIFAGLTKEWESEGFDRVDMELPGRQNELISRVAAVNPRTIVVLNAGSPLSMPWIDEVAAVVQAWYGGQEAGHAIAAVLFGDADPGGRLPTTFPRRLADNPAYINYPGENGHVLYGEGLFVGYRYYDRKGVAPLFPFGFGLSYTEFAYSNLRLSAESMHANETLTVSVDITNTGSRTGTEVVQLYVHDVAARLVRPDKELKGFAKVELEPGATTTVTFTIDRQALSYYDPAVPGWVAEPGEFHVLIGRSAADIRLRAGFRLLADQE; encoded by the coding sequence ATGACTACACTCGTTGATCCAGAAACACTGCTTGCTCACCTGACTCTTGACGAAAAGATTGCCCTGCTTGCCGGTGCCGATGCATGGCACACCGTCGCAGTACCGCGTCTTGGTATTCCCTCGATCAAGGTTACCGATGGCCCGAATGGTGCCCGTGGTGCCAGCCGCAATGGCGTTCCGACGTCGGCCTGTTTTCCGGTCGGGGTGGCGATGGGCGCAACCTGGAACCCGGCACTGATACGGCAGGTTGGTGAGGCACTTGCCGAAGAGACCAGAGACAAAGGGGCGCATATTTTGCTCGCCCCAACTGTGAACATCCATCGCTCACCCCTGGCCGGGCGCAATTTCGAGTGCTTTTCCGAAGACCCTTACCTTACCGGCGTGATGGCCTCTGCCTACATCAACGGGCTGCAAAGCCGGGGCGTGGGTGCCTGTATTAAACATTTTGTCTGCAACGATTCAGAATTCGAGCGCTTCAGCATAAGCTCTGACGTTGGCGAGCGTCCACTGCGCGAGATTTATTTGCGGCCCTTCGAGATGGCGATGCAGCGTGCGCGCCCATGGACGTTGATGTCGGCTTACAATCGCATTAACGGGGTGTGGGCCAGCGAAAATCGGCGCTTGCTGGTTGAAATCCTGAAGGGCGAATGGCAATTTGACGGCATGGTCATTTCGGACTGGTACGGCACCTATAGCGAGCGAGCGGTCTACAACGGGCTTGACATCGAGATGCCGGGGCCGGCGCGCTGGCTCAGTCGCGAGCACGTGATAGCCGCCCTCGAACGGGGTGATCTGAGTGAGGCTGAACTCGACGATAAGGTGCGGCGCCTCTTGCGCACTATCGAGCGGGTCGGTGGCTTTGCCAATCCTACCCCGACAGCAGAACAGGGTGTTGATCGCCCCAGTCATCGTGCCCTGATCCGACGGGTCGGCGTCGAGTCGATGGTGCTCTTGAAGAACGAACAGCATCTCTTGCCGCTGAACGCTGATCAACCTCAAACAATTGCCGTTATCGGTGCGAATGCGCATTGGGCGGCTGTCATGGGTGGTGGGAGTTCTGAAGTCGCCCCCCACTATGTAGTGACTCCACTCCAGGGTATTCGGGAGCGAGCCGGTACCGGTTGTGTCGTTGAGTATGCCATCGGCTGCCCGATCTTCCGTCGCCTCCCCAACCTTGAAACCGGCTGGCTCCGCCTGCCCGACACTGACCGGCCCGGCGCCCGGCTCGACTACTTTGCCAATCCCGATCTGGAAGGGCCAGTAGTGCGGAGCGAACATCTGCACACGCTGGAAGCAAGCTGGTTTGGCGACCAAATCGCCGATCTCACAACGCCGGTCTTCTCGACCCGTGCGACCTGTGATCTGATCCTGCCGCAGAGTGGTCGCTATCATCTGGGTCTGGCGTGCGTGGGGCAGGCGCGCCTCTGGCTGGATGACGAACTGGTGATCGATCTGTGGGAGAAAGATTTGATGAATGGCGCCGATCAGCGGCAGATGGTGCAATTAGAGGCACATCGGCGCTATCGTCTGCGCGTTGAATTCCGCTGGCCGCGAGCCGGTAACTGGCGTGGCTGGCAGGTTGGCTTGCTGGCAGCAAGTGAGAGCGATCCTATCGCAGAAGCGGTAGCACTGGCGGCGCGCTCGAATGTTGCCATTATCTTTGCCGGTTTGACCAAAGAATGGGAGAGCGAGGGCTTTGATCGGGTTGACATGGAGCTGCCTGGCCGTCAGAATGAATTGATCAGTCGGGTGGCAGCCGTTAATCCACGCACAATTGTAGTGCTCAATGCCGGTTCACCGCTCAGCATGCCCTGGATCGATGAGGTCGCTGCTGTGGTTCAGGCATGGTACGGTGGGCAGGAAGCCGGCCATGCGATTGCTGCTGTACTGTTCGGCGACGCCGATCCGGGTGGTCGTCTGCCGACCACCTTCCCGCGGCGATTGGCCGACAACCCGGCCTACATCAACTATCCCGGCGAAAACGGTCATGTGCTCTACGGAGAAGGGTTGTTCGTCGGTTACCGCTACTACGACCGCAAAGGGGTTGCGCCTCTCTTTCCCTTTGGGTTTGGATTGAGTTATACCGAATTCGCCTACAGCAACCTTCGTCTTTCCGCCGAGTCAATGCACGCCAACGAGACACTGACGGTAAGTGTTGACATAACAAATACCGGTTCGCGAACCGGGACGGAGGTGGTACAGCTCTACGTTCACGACGTTGCCGCTCGTCTGGTGCGTCCCGACAAAGAGCTGAAGGGTTTTGCGAAGGTCGAACTCGAACCGGGCGCTACGACGACGGTGACGTTTACCATTGATCGGCAGGCGTTGAGCTATTACGATCCAGCAGTACCGGGCTGGGTTGCCGAACCGGGCGAATTCCACGTTTTGATCGGGCGCTCGGCTGCCGATATTCGGTTGCGTGCAGGGTTCCGGTTGCTGGCGGATCAGGAATGA
- a CDS encoding glycoside hydrolase family 16 protein — MIRRQIVWLGIVCLFLVGCSAMPTTPVIGEPTPTPSPWTLVWSDEFESETLNPQNWLFDKGAGGWGNNELQYYSNRPENIRIEDGVLIIEARNEEYMAWEYTSARIKTHYLQSWTYGRIEARMKLPVGGKGIWPAFWMLGENIATARWPNCGEIDIMENIGNPTVVYGSVHGPGYSGGNAITKSFVSAVDLSADFHIYAVEWEADEIRWYVDDQLYHTLRREQVPGEWVFDHPFFLILNLAVGGNWPGYPDETTVFPQQLLVDYVRVYQAGAAS, encoded by the coding sequence ATGATCAGGCGACAGATAGTGTGGCTGGGAATAGTGTGTCTGTTCCTGGTTGGATGCTCTGCTATGCCGACGACGCCTGTGATCGGTGAACCGACCCCAACCCCCTCACCGTGGACGCTCGTCTGGAGTGATGAGTTTGAGAGCGAGACGCTCAACCCGCAGAACTGGTTGTTCGACAAAGGGGCCGGGGGATGGGGGAATAACGAATTGCAGTACTACAGCAATCGGCCAGAGAATATCCGTATTGAAGATGGTGTCTTGATTATCGAAGCCCGTAATGAAGAGTACATGGCCTGGGAATATACTTCTGCCCGCATCAAGACCCACTATCTGCAGAGCTGGACGTATGGTCGGATCGAGGCGCGCATGAAGCTCCCGGTTGGTGGTAAAGGCATCTGGCCGGCCTTCTGGATGTTAGGCGAAAACATCGCTACTGCGCGCTGGCCCAACTGTGGCGAGATCGACATTATGGAAAATATCGGTAATCCAACCGTTGTTTATGGTTCGGTACACGGCCCAGGCTATTCTGGTGGAAATGCGATCACAAAGTCATTTGTCAGTGCAGTGGATCTGTCGGCTGATTTTCACATCTACGCTGTCGAATGGGAGGCCGACGAGATCCGCTGGTACGTCGATGATCAACTCTACCACACCCTGCGTCGTGAACAGGTACCGGGTGAATGGGTGTTTGATCATCCGTTCTTTCTCATTCTCAATCTAGCCGTCGGCGGGAACTGGCCGGGGTACCCCGACGAAACAACCGTCTTTCCCCAGCAGCTCCTGGTTGATTATGTGCGTGTGTATCAAGCTGGTGCGGCCTCGTGA